Proteins encoded together in one Chryseobacterium sp. G0201 window:
- a CDS encoding tRNA1(Val) (adenine(37)-N6)-methyltransferase, which translates to MKPFTFKQFEIYQSKNVFRVGTDGVLLGALANIDNKSKVLEVGTGTGLISLMLAQRNPKAEFLGLDINEEAVHLTKCNFEKSKFNSRLKNILHDFKNFETEEKFDLIVSNPPYFEESGSEKDKIARQTVELNFQQLISKSSKLLSEKGIFSVIIPAEVGSDFIEIAKENQLFLTRRINIKGIENSKVKRLILEFSLIENQLEESEFIIEKSPRQYSDQYLELTKEFHVFKEVRN; encoded by the coding sequence GTGAAGCCTTTTACGTTTAAACAATTCGAAATTTATCAGTCTAAAAATGTCTTCCGTGTAGGAACAGACGGGGTTTTGTTAGGCGCTTTAGCGAATATTGATAACAAGTCTAAAGTCCTAGAAGTCGGAACAGGAACGGGTTTGATTTCTTTAATGTTAGCTCAAAGAAATCCAAAAGCTGAATTTTTAGGTTTAGATATTAATGAAGAAGCTGTACATCTTACAAAATGTAATTTCGAGAAGTCTAAATTTAATTCAAGGTTAAAAAATATTCTTCATGATTTTAAAAATTTTGAAACAGAAGAAAAATTTGATTTAATAGTTTCTAATCCACCTTATTTTGAAGAATCCGGATCTGAAAAAGATAAAATTGCCCGGCAAACGGTTGAATTAAACTTTCAACAATTAATCTCAAAATCATCTAAGTTACTTTCTGAAAAAGGAATTTTTTCTGTAATTATTCCTGCCGAGGTTGGAAGTGATTTTATTGAAATTGCTAAAGAAAATCAATTATTTTTAACGCGAAGAATCAACATTAAAGGAATAGAAAATTCAAAAGTAAAAAGATTGATCTTGGAGTTTTCTTTAATTGAAAATCAACTCGAAGAATCTGAATTTATTATAGAAAAAAGTCCGAGACAATACTCGGACCAATATCTTGAACTCACGAAAGAGTTTCATGTCTTTAAAGAAGTTAGAAATTAG
- a CDS encoding sensor histidine kinase, producing MAINKYKGYSLRNRVFFGFLLVCLLSVAASSLVPYFVLRSNSLEQSRIDMQDKTNAVMGYLDYAVSRSLVETKDLTEVLGNKILEIADINQHDIVIYDLKGNYLLSNKDESLVEQKTIPLNIVNKILATDARVDIRGYDQAKDAVFTSSYLVLKNNVLDPVGIVYIPLYHNESAYLDVLHQYVKYILLVDIFLILFSIWLSWVTSNNLAKTITKFSDMITRITLFENEMHPIRYYKNDELNALARAYNRMILQIQDQKERLRFKASEEAWREMAKQVAHEVKNPLTPMKLTIQNFERKFDPEDPNIRERVKQMSKTMVDQIDLIATVASAFSEFAKLPEKNNEVINLNSEVEDILRVFNDDSIFIHSNKSNIMINMDRIYLSRIITNLVTNAKQAESDERKLIINVDVEQHQRRVMVSIQDNGIGIPENIYERIFEPNFTSKNSGMGLGLSMVRKMVEDYKGEISVKSEVGKGSTFTITLPTNL from the coding sequence ATGGCAATAAATAAATACAAAGGGTATAGTTTAAGAAATCGGGTCTTTTTCGGTTTCTTGCTCGTATGTCTTTTAAGTGTTGCAGCTTCTTCTCTGGTTCCGTATTTTGTTTTAAGAAGTAATTCTCTGGAACAGAGTAGGATAGATATGCAGGATAAGACTAATGCCGTTATGGGATATTTGGATTATGCTGTGAGTAGATCTCTTGTGGAAACAAAAGATCTTACCGAAGTTTTAGGAAATAAAATTCTTGAAATTGCGGATATCAATCAACACGATATTGTTATTTATGATTTAAAAGGCAACTACCTGCTTTCTAATAAAGATGAAAGTTTGGTTGAGCAAAAAACAATTCCTCTAAATATTGTCAATAAAATTCTGGCTACCGATGCCAGAGTGGATATCAGAGGATATGATCAGGCTAAAGATGCGGTTTTTACTTCGTCTTATTTAGTGTTGAAAAATAATGTTCTGGATCCTGTTGGTATTGTATACATTCCTTTGTATCACAATGAATCTGCGTATCTTGATGTTCTTCACCAATATGTTAAATACATTTTATTGGTTGATATTTTTCTTATCTTATTCAGCATTTGGCTGAGTTGGGTTACTTCTAATAATTTAGCAAAAACGATTACTAAATTTTCTGATATGATCACCCGTATTACATTGTTTGAAAATGAAATGCATCCTATCAGATATTACAAAAATGACGAACTAAATGCTCTTGCAAGGGCTTACAATAGGATGATTCTCCAAATTCAGGATCAAAAAGAAAGATTACGTTTTAAAGCATCGGAAGAAGCTTGGCGGGAGATGGCGAAACAGGTTGCTCATGAGGTGAAAAACCCTTTAACGCCAATGAAATTAACCATTCAAAATTTTGAAAGGAAATTCGATCCCGAAGATCCAAATATTAGAGAAAGAGTAAAGCAGATGAGTAAAACAATGGTTGATCAGATCGACTTGATTGCCACAGTTGCGTCTGCTTTTTCAGAATTTGCGAAACTTCCTGAGAAAAATAATGAGGTAATCAATCTGAATAGCGAGGTTGAAGATATTCTGCGCGTTTTCAATGATGACAGTATTTTTATACATTCCAATAAGAGTAATATCATGATCAATATGGATAGGATTTATCTGTCCAGAATCATTACAAATCTTGTTACCAATGCTAAACAAGCCGAAAGTGATGAAAGAAAATTGATTATTAATGTGGATGTAGAACAGCATCAGAGAAGGGTGATGGTTTCTATTCAAGATAATGGTATTGGGATTCCTGAAAATATATATGAAAGGATTTTTGAGCCTAATTTCACGTCAAAAAATAGTGGGATGGGACTTGGTCTCTCCATGGTCAGAAAAATGGTGGAAGATTACAAAGGAGAAATCTCTGTGAAATCTGAAGTAGGAAAAGGTTCAACATTCACAATCACATTGCCAACCAATTTATAG
- a CDS encoding riboflavin synthase encodes MFTGIIEAVGVIEKIEEKGSNIDFTLTCPFTNELKIDQSLAHNGCCLTVVEIKGDQYVVTAINETLEKTNLGKWDIGTVVNLERCMKMDGRLDGHIVQGHVDHTGEVVGIENKDGSYFITVKYESNGNFVTVPQGSITVNGISLTVAKSEDSQFSVAIIPYTWEFTNMQHLKIGDKVNLEFDIIGKYIARLINKQNGNK; translated from the coding sequence ATGTTCACAGGAATTATTGAAGCAGTTGGAGTTATTGAAAAGATTGAGGAAAAAGGAAGTAACATTGATTTTACTTTAACATGCCCTTTTACCAATGAATTAAAAATAGATCAAAGCCTTGCTCATAACGGTTGTTGCTTAACTGTTGTGGAGATCAAAGGTGACCAATATGTCGTTACGGCAATCAATGAAACTTTAGAAAAAACCAACCTTGGAAAATGGGATATAGGTACAGTTGTAAATCTTGAACGTTGCATGAAGATGGACGGAAGATTAGACGGTCATATCGTTCAGGGTCACGTGGATCACACGGGAGAGGTTGTAGGAATTGAGAATAAAGACGGAAGCTATTTTATTACCGTAAAATATGAATCTAACGGGAACTTTGTAACCGTTCCTCAAGGTTCAATTACAGTAAACGGAATTAGTTTAACCGTTGCAAAAAGTGAAGATTCTCAATTCTCTGTAGCAATTATTCCATATACATGGGAGTTTACCAATATGCAGCATCTTAAAATCGGAGATAAAGTTAATCTGGAATTTGACATAATTGGTAAGTATATTGCTAGGTTAATTAATAAACAGAATGGCAATAAATAA
- the pdxA gene encoding 4-hydroxythreonine-4-phosphate dehydrogenase PdxA, translated as MSPKNHKVRVGISIGDFNGIGPEIIMKSLKDKTITDFFTPVIFGSGKLFTYQKNIFKLNLNFNYINETSQAQAGKINMLNLVKDNSNVELGKPTEESTKLAIDSLEAATEALMNGEIDVLVTAPINKDEMMKMGFKHAGHTGYFEEKFNKKGLMFLVTDDLKVAVSTHHIPLAKVAENISKEKIKKQIRALNQTLIEDFNISRPKIAVLGLNPHSGDGGVIGNEEIEIISPAIKELSDNGILAFGPFPADSFFQPSKYKSFDAVLAMYHDQGLAPFKTLAYEEGVNYTAALPFIRTSPDHGVAYDIAGQNIADEQSFTEAIFTAIKIFKNRSEYNELMSNRMQPRKMVTDNGIDEDLPDETEA; from the coding sequence ATGAGCCCAAAAAACCATAAAGTACGAGTAGGAATTTCAATCGGGGATTTCAACGGCATAGGACCAGAAATCATCATGAAGTCTCTGAAAGACAAAACTATTACTGATTTTTTCACTCCGGTAATTTTTGGTTCGGGAAAATTATTTACCTATCAGAAAAATATTTTTAAGCTTAATTTAAACTTTAATTATATCAACGAAACTTCTCAGGCACAGGCAGGAAAGATCAATATGCTGAATCTTGTGAAAGATAATTCTAATGTAGAACTGGGAAAACCAACAGAAGAATCAACCAAATTGGCTATAGATTCTTTGGAAGCAGCAACTGAAGCTTTAATGAATGGAGAAATTGATGTTCTTGTAACAGCTCCTATCAATAAGGATGAAATGATGAAGATGGGCTTTAAACATGCCGGTCATACAGGATATTTTGAAGAAAAATTTAATAAAAAAGGATTGATGTTCTTAGTAACAGACGATTTAAAAGTTGCCGTTTCTACCCATCACATTCCATTGGCAAAAGTGGCGGAAAATATTTCTAAAGAGAAAATTAAAAAGCAGATTCGAGCTTTGAACCAAACTTTAATTGAAGATTTTAATATTTCCAGACCGAAAATTGCGGTTTTAGGATTAAATCCACACTCAGGAGACGGCGGCGTGATTGGAAATGAAGAAATTGAAATTATTTCTCCGGCGATCAAAGAACTTTCTGACAACGGAATTTTAGCTTTTGGACCTTTCCCGGCAGACAGTTTTTTCCAGCCTAGTAAATATAAAAGCTTCGATGCTGTTTTAGCAATGTATCATGATCAGGGCTTGGCACCGTTTAAAACATTAGCTTATGAAGAAGGTGTAAATTACACTGCTGCGCTTCCCTTTATCAGAACATCTCCCGACCACGGAGTTGCGTACGACATCGCAGGACAAAACATTGCAGATGAGCAGAGTTTTACAGAAGCAATCTTCACCGCGATTAAAATTTTCAAGAATAGAAGCGAATACAACGAATTGATGAGCAACCGTATGCAGCCAAGAAAAATGGTTACTGACAACGGAATTGACGAAGATTTACCTGATGAAACTGAAGCATAA
- a CDS encoding YceD family protein, with translation MDKLRNYDVSFSGLKTGKHQFKFEIDKTFFQLFDTEQEFTNPKITVDVFLEKHTTFLEFEIETSGTVDLVCDITNADFEHPIENDIKVLVKFGEEYDDSEEDVITISTSDHAFNVAQLIYENVALSIPMKKVSPNVSDEDLEILEKFSPKEVEKEKEPESDPRWEALKKLKDKN, from the coding sequence ATGGACAAGTTAAGAAACTATGACGTGAGCTTTTCCGGACTGAAAACCGGGAAGCATCAGTTCAAATTTGAGATAGACAAAACGTTCTTTCAATTATTTGACACTGAGCAGGAATTTACAAATCCTAAGATCACAGTAGATGTTTTTCTTGAGAAACATACTACTTTTTTAGAATTTGAGATTGAAACATCTGGGACTGTAGATCTGGTTTGCGATATTACAAACGCAGATTTTGAACATCCCATTGAAAACGACATTAAAGTTTTGGTGAAGTTTGGAGAAGAGTACGATGACAGCGAAGAAGATGTTATCACAATCTCAACCAGCGACCACGCTTTCAATGTAGCACAGTTGATTTACGAAAATGTAGCCCTTTCCATACCAATGAAAAAGGTTTCACCTAACGTAAGCGATGAAGATCTGGAAATTCTTGAAAAATTCAGCCCAAAAGAAGTTGAAAAAGAAAAAGAACCGGAAAGTGACCCCAGATGGGAAGCACTTAAGAAATTAAAAGATAAAAATTAA
- the rpmF gene encoding 50S ribosomal protein L32 codes for MAHPKRRQSSTRRDKRRTHYKAVVPQLAKDATTGEMHLYHRAHWHEGKLYYRGKVVLEKEVATTEEN; via the coding sequence ATGGCACATCCAAAGAGAAGACAATCGTCCACAAGAAGAGATAAGAGAAGAACTCACTACAAAGCTGTAGTTCCTCAATTAGCTAAAGATGCAACAACAGGAGAAATGCACCTTTACCACAGAGCTCACTGGCATGAAGGGAAACTTTACTACAGAGGTAAAGTAGTATTGGAAAAAGAAGTAGCAACTACTGAAGAAAACTAA
- the accB gene encoding acetyl-CoA carboxylase biotin carboxyl carrier protein has protein sequence MDIKDIQNLIKFVSKAEVSEVKYKTKDFEITIKTPLAGSEVAYAQPAVYHTAPQQAAPAQAPVATSTPAEKAEAASDDSKYITIKSPMIGTFYRKPSPDKDVFVNVGDEVSVGKVVCVIEAMKLFNQIDSEVSGKIVKILVDDATPVEYDQPLFLVDPS, from the coding sequence ATGGACATTAAAGACATACAAAATCTTATTAAGTTTGTATCTAAGGCGGAAGTTTCTGAAGTGAAGTACAAAACTAAAGATTTCGAAATCACTATTAAAACTCCATTAGCTGGAAGCGAAGTAGCATATGCTCAACCTGCAGTTTACCATACTGCTCCTCAACAAGCTGCTCCTGCACAAGCTCCAGTTGCTACATCTACACCTGCTGAAAAAGCTGAGGCTGCATCTGATGACAGCAAATATATTACAATCAAATCTCCAATGATCGGAACTTTCTACAGAAAACCATCTCCTGATAAAGATGTTTTTGTAAACGTTGGTGATGAAGTTTCTGTTGGTAAAGTTGTTTGTGTAATTGAAGCAATGAAATTATTCAACCAGATCGATTCTGAGGTAAGCGGAAAAATCGTTAAGATTTTAGTTGATGATGCTACTCCGGTAGAATATGACCAACCTTTATTCTTAGTAGATCCATCTTAA
- the accC gene encoding acetyl-CoA carboxylase biotin carboxylase subunit → MFKKILIANRGEIAMRILRTCKEMGIKTVAVYSTADKDSLHVRFADEAVCIGPAMSKDSYLKIPNIIAAAEITNADAIHPGYGFLSENANFSRICQKNGIKFIGASPEQIERMGDKANAKATMKAAGVPCVPGSEGLIESYEHAVKTAEETGYPVMIKATAGGGGKGMRAVWKAEDLKDHWESAIQEAVAAFGNGGMYMEKLIEEPRHIEIQVAGDQFGKACHLSERDCSVQRRNQKLTEETPSPFMTDELREKMGDAAVKAAEFIAYEGVGTIEFLVDKHRNFYFMEMNTRIQVEHPITEQVIDYDLIREQILLAAGTPISGINYYPKLHSIECRINAEDPYADFRPSPGKITGLNIPGGHGIRVDTHVYSGYTIPSNYDSMIAKLITTAQTREEAIAKMRRALEEFYIEGVKTTIPFHRQLMDDEDYLSGNYTTKFMESFVMDRKYDNH, encoded by the coding sequence ATGTTCAAAAAAATATTAATTGCCAATCGTGGCGAAATTGCAATGCGTATCTTACGTACTTGTAAAGAAATGGGAATCAAAACTGTTGCAGTATACTCTACTGCCGACAAAGACAGTCTTCACGTAAGATTTGCTGACGAGGCTGTTTGTATTGGTCCTGCAATGAGTAAAGACTCATACCTAAAAATCCCTAACATTATTGCTGCTGCAGAAATTACAAATGCAGACGCAATACACCCAGGTTACGGATTCTTATCTGAAAATGCTAATTTCTCAAGAATCTGCCAGAAAAACGGTATCAAATTCATTGGTGCATCTCCTGAGCAAATTGAGAGAATGGGAGATAAAGCCAACGCTAAAGCTACCATGAAAGCAGCAGGTGTACCATGTGTACCTGGTTCTGAAGGATTAATTGAATCTTACGAACACGCTGTAAAAACTGCTGAAGAAACAGGATATCCTGTAATGATCAAAGCAACTGCCGGTGGTGGTGGAAAAGGAATGAGAGCTGTTTGGAAAGCTGAAGACCTTAAAGATCACTGGGAATCTGCAATTCAGGAAGCTGTGGCTGCATTCGGAAACGGAGGTATGTACATGGAAAAACTGATTGAAGAGCCTAGACACATCGAAATTCAGGTTGCGGGTGACCAATTTGGTAAAGCTTGCCACCTTTCTGAAAGAGACTGTTCTGTACAAAGAAGAAATCAGAAATTAACAGAAGAAACTCCTTCTCCGTTTATGACTGACGAACTTCGTGAGAAAATGGGTGACGCAGCCGTAAAAGCAGCCGAATTCATTGCTTATGAAGGTGTTGGTACCATTGAATTCTTGGTTGATAAACACAGAAATTTCTATTTCATGGAAATGAATACGAGAATTCAGGTTGAGCATCCAATTACTGAGCAGGTTATTGACTATGACTTAATCAGAGAACAAATTCTTTTGGCGGCTGGAACTCCAATTTCTGGAATTAATTATTATCCAAAATTACATTCAATCGAATGTAGAATTAATGCTGAGGATCCTTACGCAGATTTCAGACCATCTCCGGGGAAAATCACAGGATTAAACATTCCTGGCGGACACGGAATCAGAGTTGATACTCACGTTTATTCTGGATATACAATTCCTTCTAACTACGATTCAATGATTGCAAAACTGATCACAACGGCTCAAACTCGTGAGGAAGCCATTGCTAAAATGAGACGTGCTTTGGAAGAATTCTATATTGAAGGTGTAAAAACGACTATTCCTTTCCATAGACAATTGATGGATGATGAAGATTATCTTTCAGGAAACTATACTACAAAATTCATGGAGAGCTTTGTAATGGATAGAAAATATGATAATCATTAA
- the rocD gene encoding ornithine--oxo-acid transaminase, with amino-acid sequence MSTVETAKNSQYFIDLEDKHGAHNYHPLPVVLDRGEGVFVWDVEGKKYYDFLSAYSAVNQGHSHPKIVEALVNQAKKLALTSRAFYNSNLGEYEQKITTLFGFDKVLPMNSGAEAVETAVKLARKWSYEVKGISENAAKIIVCENNFHGRTTTIVSFSNDPDANQNYGPFTPGFIKIPYNDIKALEEILTQDAQNIAAFLVEPIQGEAGVYVPDENFLKNASELCKKHNVLFIADEVQTGIARTGRLIACHHEDVQPDILILGKALSGGMYPVSAVLANNEIMNVIKPGQHGSTFGGNPIACAVAVAALDVVADEKLSERAEELGQLFRSEIEKIIEKSDLITKVRGKGLLNAILINDTPDSSTAWNLCLQLKENGLLAKPTHGNIIRLAPPLVITREQLLDCVQIIEKTLNEF; translated from the coding sequence ATGTCAACAGTAGAAACAGCAAAAAACTCACAGTATTTTATTGACCTTGAGGACAAACATGGCGCACACAATTATCACCCACTTCCTGTAGTTTTAGACCGTGGAGAAGGCGTTTTTGTTTGGGATGTGGAAGGTAAGAAATATTATGATTTTCTTTCTGCTTATTCTGCTGTAAACCAAGGACATTCTCATCCTAAAATTGTTGAAGCTTTAGTAAATCAGGCTAAGAAATTAGCTTTAACATCAAGAGCTTTTTACAATTCTAATTTAGGAGAATACGAACAGAAAATCACTACCCTTTTTGGTTTTGATAAAGTTTTACCAATGAATTCCGGAGCAGAAGCTGTGGAAACTGCGGTAAAATTAGCAAGAAAGTGGAGTTATGAAGTAAAGGGAATCTCAGAAAACGCTGCAAAGATCATTGTTTGCGAGAATAATTTTCACGGAAGAACAACAACCATTGTTTCTTTTTCAAACGATCCTGATGCGAATCAAAATTATGGCCCTTTTACACCTGGTTTTATTAAAATTCCATACAACGATATTAAAGCTTTAGAGGAAATTTTAACTCAGGATGCTCAAAATATTGCGGCATTCTTGGTTGAACCAATTCAAGGTGAGGCCGGAGTTTATGTTCCGGATGAAAACTTCCTGAAAAACGCTTCTGAACTTTGTAAAAAACATAACGTTCTTTTCATTGCAGATGAAGTTCAGACAGGAATTGCAAGAACAGGTAGATTAATTGCTTGTCACCACGAAGATGTACAGCCTGATATTTTAATTTTAGGAAAAGCACTTTCTGGCGGAATGTATCCAGTTTCGGCTGTATTAGCAAACAATGAGATCATGAATGTTATTAAGCCTGGACAACATGGTTCGACATTTGGAGGAAACCCAATCGCTTGTGCAGTTGCAGTTGCAGCTTTGGATGTTGTTGCAGATGAAAAATTATCTGAAAGAGCAGAAGAATTAGGTCAGTTATTCAGAAGTGAAATAGAAAAAATCATTGAAAAATCTGATTTAATTACGAAAGTAAGAGGAAAAGGATTATTAAATGCTATTTTAATTAATGATACTCCGGACAGTTCTACAGCGTGGAATCTTTGTTTACAGTTAAAAGAAAACGGATTGCTGGCAAAGCCTACTCACGGAAACATTATCAGATTGGCACCACCTTTAGTAATTACAAGAGAGCAATTGCTAGATTGCGTACAAATTATAGAAAAAACACTAAATGAATTTTAA
- a CDS encoding glycosyltransferase family 2 protein, producing the protein MPLSLAVITYNEEDNIVRFLDSLIDTVDEIIVVDSFSTDKTKEICTQKYPQVKFFEKQFNGYGEQKNHALTLCSNEWILFLDADEVPDEDLKKSIKKIISSDSPEFNVYKTKFNNHLGIHLIKYGGWGNVCRERLFKKSCAQYSDDKVHEFLITDEKKGLLEGKLDHYTYKSIQHHITKINKYSDMMAEKMFEKGKKIKRFKIIVSPIFEFIKVFIFKLGILDGFPGFYIAKTMSYYTFLKYIKLYEKIRLIEIEKKHGKIL; encoded by the coding sequence ATGCCACTTTCCCTCGCGGTCATTACTTACAATGAAGAAGATAATATTGTAAGATTTTTAGACTCACTTATAGACACAGTTGATGAAATTATAGTCGTTGATAGCTTTTCAACAGACAAAACAAAAGAGATTTGTACTCAAAAATATCCTCAAGTAAAATTCTTTGAGAAACAGTTTAATGGGTATGGTGAACAAAAAAACCATGCCCTTACTTTATGCTCAAACGAATGGATCTTGTTTCTGGATGCGGATGAAGTTCCGGATGAGGATCTAAAAAAATCAATAAAAAAAATTATTTCTTCTGACAGCCCCGAATTTAATGTTTATAAAACGAAATTCAACAACCATCTTGGAATTCACCTGATAAAATATGGAGGTTGGGGGAACGTTTGTCGCGAAAGACTTTTCAAAAAAAGTTGCGCCCAATATTCTGATGATAAAGTACACGAATTTTTAATTACAGATGAAAAAAAAGGTCTACTGGAAGGAAAACTAGATCATTATACTTACAAAAGTATTCAGCATCACATTACCAAGATCAATAAGTATTCTGATATGATGGCAGAAAAAATGTTTGAAAAAGGCAAGAAAATCAAACGATTTAAAATAATTGTAAGTCCAATATTTGAATTTATAAAGGTTTTTATTTTTAAACTTGGTATTCTCGATGGTTTTCCAGGCTTTTATATTGCAAAAACAATGTCTTATTATACCTTTTTGAAATACATAAAGCTGTATGAAAAAATCAGGTTAATTGAAATCGAAAAAAAGCACGGTAAAATATTATGA
- a CDS encoding polysaccharide deacetylase family protein, whose translation MYHQVEKESSEDLTINLENLEKQFKYLKEKNYFPKFFTEINIPSKKSVILTFDDGYKNNFEYLPSLLEKYDLKATIFISTKFIQKGYKEYDMMTFEDIRNLNKKYFEIALHTHAHEDFRNVSIDFIESDLKKNMQLLTNENINYSTVLAYPYGKYPKEIANKMKLFSTLKNLGIDFALRIGNKVNYFPTNKPYELCRIDIKGRDTIIKFKLKLIFGRLKLF comes from the coding sequence ATGTATCATCAAGTTGAAAAAGAAAGCAGTGAAGATCTCACTATAAATCTGGAAAATCTTGAAAAACAATTTAAATATTTAAAAGAAAAAAATTACTTCCCAAAGTTTTTTACAGAAATCAATATCCCCTCAAAAAAGAGTGTAATTCTAACCTTTGATGATGGCTATAAAAATAACTTCGAATATTTACCTTCTTTGCTAGAAAAGTATGATTTGAAAGCAACAATTTTTATTTCAACAAAATTTATTCAGAAAGGTTATAAAGAGTATGACATGATGACTTTTGAGGATATCAGAAATTTAAATAAAAAATATTTCGAAATAGCGCTTCACACTCACGCTCATGAAGATTTCAGAAACGTGTCGATTGATTTTATTGAGAGTGATTTGAAAAAAAACATGCAACTTCTTACCAATGAAAACATAAATTATTCAACTGTTTTAGCTTATCCCTATGGAAAATATCCTAAAGAAATTGCTAACAAAATGAAACTTTTTTCAACTTTAAAAAATTTAGGAATTGATTTTGCATTAAGAATAGGCAATAAAGTGAATTATTTTCCTACAAACAAACCCTATGAGCTTTGTAGAATAGATATAAAAGGCAGAGATACGATAATAAAATTCAAATTAAAACTTATCTTTGGAAGATTAAAACTGTTTTAA
- a CDS encoding glycosyltransferase family 2 protein encodes MMNISGLIITQNEEKNIQQVLECFDFCNEIIIVDSFSTDKTVEIAEKFPNVKIIQHKFEDFTKQRNLALDTAKNDWVLFLDGDERITPELRKEIIDELNKDQQKDAYYFYRKFFFAEKPINYSGTQTDKNFRLFRRSKARYIAGKKVHETLEVNGTIGEFRNKLLHYSVSDYESYKQKMIHYGVLKGQELAIKGKKYSILAQYAKTAFKFFKAYIMRLGIFDGKEGYQLSYLQSLSVFETYESLKKEQN; translated from the coding sequence ATGATGAATATAAGTGGCTTAATCATAACACAAAATGAAGAAAAAAACATACAGCAAGTCCTTGAATGTTTCGATTTTTGTAATGAAATAATTATCGTCGATTCATTCAGCACAGATAAAACTGTAGAAATTGCAGAAAAGTTCCCAAACGTAAAAATAATTCAACATAAGTTTGAAGATTTTACAAAACAAAGAAATTTGGCTTTAGATACTGCAAAAAATGATTGGGTGCTATTTCTCGATGGTGATGAGAGAATTACACCTGAATTAAGAAAAGAAATAATAGATGAATTAAATAAAGATCAGCAAAAAGACGCTTACTATTTTTATAGAAAATTCTTTTTTGCAGAAAAACCTATAAATTATTCAGGAACTCAGACAGATAAGAATTTTAGACTTTTCAGAAGGTCTAAGGCTAGATATATTGCTGGGAAAAAAGTTCATGAAACGTTAGAAGTTAACGGAACAATCGGAGAATTTAGAAATAAATTACTACATTATTCCGTTTCGGATTATGAGTCGTATAAACAAAAGATGATTCATTACGGAGTTTTAAAAGGACAGGAATTAGCTATAAAAGGTAAGAAATATAGTATTTTGGCTCAGTACGCTAAGACAGCATTTAAGTTTTTTAAAGCTTACATTATGAGACTTGGAATTTTCGACGGGAAGGAAGGTTATCAGCTTTCCTACCTGCAGTCATTAAGTGTTTTTGAAACTTATGAATCATTAAAAAAAGAGCAAAATTAG